Proteins encoded in a region of the Saccharothrix ecbatanensis genome:
- a CDS encoding HAD-IIA family hydrolase, whose amino-acid sequence MLLARYDALLLDLDGTVYRGREVVPGAVEAVAAAREHGTGIRFVTNNASRSPETVAEHLNELGFHAALDEVSTSAQAGAAMLLDLVPAGSTVLVLGTDALAEQVRLRGFEPTDRADGATAVVQGLSQDLGWRELAEACVAIRNGAHWVACNVDATLPTERGLLPGNGSLVAALKTATGVEPLVAGKPATPLLEQAAKSAGAQRPLVVGDRLDTDIAGAVNAGMDSLLVLTGVSTEAEAESLPEDLRPTYVAADLSVLFRLP is encoded by the coding sequence GTGCTGCTGGCCCGCTACGACGCCCTGCTGCTGGACCTCGACGGCACGGTCTACCGGGGCCGGGAAGTCGTCCCGGGCGCGGTGGAGGCGGTCGCCGCCGCCCGTGAGCACGGCACCGGCATCCGGTTCGTCACGAACAACGCGTCCCGGTCGCCGGAAACCGTCGCCGAGCACCTGAACGAACTGGGCTTCCACGCCGCGCTGGACGAGGTGAGCACGAGTGCCCAGGCGGGCGCGGCGATGCTGCTCGACCTGGTGCCGGCCGGCAGCACCGTGCTCGTCCTCGGCACGGACGCGTTGGCAGAGCAGGTGCGGCTGCGCGGGTTCGAGCCCACCGACCGCGCCGACGGCGCCACGGCCGTGGTGCAGGGCCTGTCGCAGGACCTGGGTTGGCGTGAGCTGGCCGAGGCGTGCGTCGCGATCCGGAACGGCGCGCACTGGGTCGCCTGCAACGTGGACGCGACGCTGCCCACCGAACGCGGTCTGCTGCCCGGCAACGGCTCGCTGGTCGCCGCCCTGAAGACGGCCACCGGCGTGGAACCGCTGGTGGCGGGCAAGCCGGCGACGCCGTTGCTGGAGCAGGCGGCGAAGTCCGCGGGCGCGCAACGGCCGCTGGTCGTGGGCGACCGGCTGGACACCGACATCGCGGGCGCGGTGAACGCGGGCATGGACTCGTTGCTGGTGCTCACCGGCGTGTCCACGGAGGCGGAGGCGGAGAGCCTGCCGGAGGACCTGCGTCCTACCTACGTGGCTGCCGACCTCTCGGTGCTCTTTCGGCTACCTTGA
- the argJ gene encoding bifunctional glutamate N-acetyltransferase/amino-acid acetyltransferase ArgJ, with protein MTGPKGFKAAGVAAGIKESGALDLALVVNEGPGQAAAGVFTTNQVKAAPVLWTQQVIKERKLHAVVLNSGGANACTGPEGFQDTHATAEKVAEVLDVGAIEVAVCSTGLIGERLPMDNLKAGVEKAVQELDGTDQAGLNAATAVMTTDTHPKQSWASHPDGWSAGGFVKGAGMLNPNMATMLSVITTDAVIDGDALDAALRAVTAKTYDRIDVDGGTSTNDTVLVLASGASGVTPTADEFAEILTAVAKDLVKQLQQDAEGVTKEVSITVNGALTEAEAVVVAKTVAEDNLVKTALFGSDPNWGRIAMAVGRAPATVDQHELGITINGVTLFEHGHKAADRSEADLSGRDVDIVIDLNVGDGTATVLTTDLSHAYVEENSAYSS; from the coding sequence GTGACCGGACCGAAGGGCTTCAAAGCCGCCGGTGTCGCCGCCGGCATCAAGGAGTCCGGCGCGCTGGACCTGGCGCTCGTCGTCAACGAGGGGCCGGGCCAGGCCGCCGCGGGCGTCTTCACCACCAACCAGGTCAAGGCCGCGCCCGTCCTCTGGACCCAGCAGGTGATCAAGGAGCGCAAGCTCCACGCCGTCGTGCTGAACTCCGGCGGCGCGAACGCGTGCACCGGCCCCGAGGGCTTCCAGGACACCCACGCCACCGCCGAGAAGGTCGCCGAGGTGCTGGACGTCGGCGCGATCGAGGTCGCGGTGTGCTCCACCGGCCTCATCGGCGAGCGCCTGCCGATGGACAACCTCAAGGCGGGCGTCGAGAAGGCGGTCCAGGAGCTGGACGGCACCGACCAGGCCGGGCTGAACGCCGCCACCGCCGTGATGACCACCGACACGCACCCGAAGCAGTCCTGGGCGAGTCACCCGGACGGCTGGTCCGCGGGCGGGTTCGTCAAGGGCGCGGGCATGCTGAACCCGAACATGGCCACGATGCTCAGCGTCATCACCACCGACGCGGTGATCGACGGCGACGCCCTCGACGCCGCCCTGCGCGCGGTGACCGCCAAGACCTACGACCGGATCGACGTCGACGGCGGCACGTCCACCAACGACACCGTGCTGGTCCTCGCCTCGGGCGCCTCCGGCGTCACGCCGACCGCCGACGAGTTCGCCGAAATCCTCACCGCGGTGGCGAAAGACCTGGTCAAGCAGCTCCAGCAGGACGCGGAGGGCGTGACCAAGGAGGTCTCCATCACGGTGAACGGCGCGCTCACCGAGGCCGAGGCGGTCGTCGTCGCCAAGACCGTCGCCGAGGACAACCTGGTCAAGACCGCGCTGTTCGGCTCCGACCCGAACTGGGGCCGGATCGCGATGGCCGTCGGCCGCGCGCCGGCCACCGTGGACCAGCACGAGCTGGGCATCACGATCAACGGCGTGACGCTGTTCGAGCACGGCCACAAGGCGGCCGACCGGAGCGAGGCCGACCTGTCCGGCCGCGACGTCGACATCGTGATCGACCTGAACGTCGGCGACGGCACGGCCACCGTGCTCACCACCGACCTGTCGCACGCCTACGTCGAAGAGAACAGCGCGTACAGCTCGTGA
- a CDS encoding EF-hand domain-containing protein, with product MASDLQRKKTSIVFTAMDVNGDGFLERADFEALTDRWVDIRGADEHERLREIMMGWWDALRAASDQDRDDKVTVDEVLSVVSNLGTMLDLVVATAESMFEAVDEDGDGAVSAPEYARMIHAWIGDDTPTDAVFARLDLDGDGSISKSEFVGHWVEFWAGDDAGAPGTHVFGVV from the coding sequence GTGGCCAGCGACTTGCAGCGGAAGAAGACCTCCATCGTGTTCACCGCGATGGACGTGAACGGCGACGGGTTCCTCGAGCGGGCCGATTTCGAGGCGTTGACGGACCGGTGGGTGGACATCCGGGGCGCCGACGAGCACGAGCGGCTGCGGGAGATCATGATGGGCTGGTGGGACGCGCTGCGCGCGGCGTCCGACCAGGACCGCGACGACAAGGTCACGGTGGACGAGGTGCTGTCCGTGGTGAGCAACTTGGGCACCATGCTCGACCTGGTGGTGGCCACGGCCGAGTCGATGTTCGAGGCGGTGGACGAGGACGGCGACGGCGCGGTGTCCGCGCCCGAGTACGCCCGGATGATCCACGCCTGGATCGGGGACGACACGCCGACGGACGCCGTGTTCGCCCGGCTCGACCTGGACGGCGACGGGTCGATCTCCAAGTCGGAGTTCGTCGGCCACTGGGTGGAGTTCTGGGCCGGTGACGACGCGGGCGCCCCCGGCACGCACGTGTTCGGCGTGGTCTGA
- a CDS encoding arginine repressor, translated as MTRTARQARIVELVAQRAIRSQSELAKTLAVEGIEVTQATLSRDLDELGAVKLRGPDGGAPVYVIPEDGSPVRGVQGGTSRLTRVLGELLVSVDHSGNLAVLRTPPGAAQFLASALDRAALNDIVGTIAGDDTILAVAREPLTGADLAARVTALAAGQDQPQPGEGQGEDRHQGENHE; from the coding sequence ATGACCAGGACCGCGCGGCAGGCCCGCATCGTCGAACTGGTCGCCCAGCGCGCCATCCGCAGCCAGTCCGAACTGGCGAAAACGCTGGCGGTGGAAGGCATCGAGGTCACCCAGGCCACGCTGTCACGCGACCTGGACGAGCTCGGCGCGGTCAAGCTGCGCGGTCCCGACGGGGGCGCGCCCGTCTACGTCATCCCCGAGGACGGCAGCCCCGTGCGCGGCGTGCAGGGCGGCACGTCCCGCCTCACCCGCGTGCTCGGCGAACTGCTCGTGTCGGTGGACCACTCCGGCAACCTCGCCGTCCTGCGCACCCCGCCCGGCGCGGCCCAGTTCCTGGCCAGCGCGCTGGACCGGGCCGCGCTCAACGACATCGTCGGCACCATCGCGGGTGACGACACCATCCTCGCCGTGGCGAGGGAACCGCTCACCGGAGCGGACCTGGCGGCCAGGGTGACCGCGCTCGCCGCGGGCCAGGACCAGCCCCAACCAGGAGAAGGCCAGGGAGAAGACCGACACCAAGGAGAAAACCATGAGTGA
- a CDS encoding DNA-3-methyladenine glycosylase, whose product MPATPRQFTEQELAVDPIDAARLLLGSVIESTTPEGVVGVRIVEVEAYRGGDDPASHCYRGRTPRNDVMFGPAGRLYVYFVYGMHFCANVVSLTDGVPGAVLLRAGEVVTGNALAHTRRPSARSHAELAKGPARLTGVLGLDREHNGVNLTSSDASVRLLAGDPLQPSDIRTGPRVGVAVAVDVPWRFWIDSPAVSTYRRGTRRTRIAAVPHLGSSVPDA is encoded by the coding sequence TTGCCCGCAACGCCTAGGCAGTTCACCGAGCAGGAGCTCGCCGTCGACCCGATCGACGCCGCGCGGCTCCTGCTCGGGAGCGTCATCGAGTCGACCACCCCCGAGGGCGTGGTCGGGGTGCGGATCGTGGAGGTCGAGGCGTACCGGGGCGGCGACGACCCGGCGTCCCACTGCTACCGCGGCCGGACACCGCGCAACGACGTGATGTTCGGCCCGGCCGGGCGGCTCTACGTGTACTTCGTCTACGGCATGCACTTCTGCGCGAACGTCGTGTCGCTGACCGACGGCGTGCCGGGAGCCGTGCTGCTGCGTGCCGGCGAGGTGGTGACCGGCAACGCCCTGGCCCACACCCGCCGCCCGTCCGCCCGCAGCCACGCCGAACTGGCCAAGGGCCCGGCCAGGCTGACCGGCGTCCTCGGCCTGGACCGCGAGCACAACGGCGTGAACCTCACGTCGTCCGACGCGTCCGTGCGGCTCCTGGCCGGCGACCCGCTCCAGCCGTCCGACATCCGCACCGGCCCGCGCGTGGGCGTGGCCGTCGCGGTGGACGTCCCGTGGCGGTTCTGGATCGACTCACCGGCCGTCAGCACCTACCGCCGGGGCACCCGCCGCACCCGCATCGCCGCCGTGCCACACCTCGGGTCGTCCGTTCCGGACGCCTGA
- the argH gene encoding argininosuccinate lyase yields the protein MSALWGGRFASGPADAMALLSASTHFDWRLAPYDIRGSRAHARVLHRADLLTADELDRMLAALDALEADVAAGVFTPTLADEDVHTALERGLIERAGPELGGKLRAGRSRNDQVATLFRMWLRDAARRVSAGVLDVVEALADQATAHAATVMPGRTHLQSAQPVLLAHHLLAHGQALLRDVDRLHDWDKRTAVSPYGSGALAGSSLGLDPAAVAAELGFDGPVENSIDGTASRDFAAEIAFVLAMIGVDLSRIAEEVIIWTTAEFRFAVLDDAWATGSSIMPQKKNPDVAELTRGKSGRLIGNLTGLLATLKAQPLAYNRDLQEDKEPLFDSVEQLELLLPALAGMISTMRFDTERMASLAPAGFTLATDIAEWLVRQGVPFRVAHEAAGECVRVAETRGVGLEELTDEEFATISPALTPDVRSVLTVEGSIASRDAYGGTAPDRVAEQLKRLRDKVSVARNA from the coding sequence GTGAGCGCACTGTGGGGTGGCCGGTTCGCCAGTGGTCCGGCGGACGCGATGGCGTTGCTGTCGGCGTCGACGCACTTCGACTGGAGACTGGCCCCGTACGACATCAGGGGATCACGGGCGCACGCCCGCGTGCTGCACCGCGCGGACCTGCTGACCGCCGACGAACTGGACCGGATGCTGGCGGCGCTGGACGCGCTGGAGGCCGACGTCGCCGCCGGGGTCTTCACACCGACGCTCGCCGACGAGGACGTGCACACCGCGCTGGAACGCGGCCTGATCGAACGGGCCGGGCCCGAGCTGGGCGGCAAGCTCCGCGCCGGCCGGTCCCGCAACGACCAGGTGGCCACGCTGTTCCGGATGTGGCTGCGTGACGCGGCACGGCGCGTGTCGGCGGGCGTGCTCGACGTGGTCGAGGCGTTGGCGGACCAGGCGACGGCGCACGCCGCCACCGTCATGCCCGGCCGCACGCACCTCCAGTCCGCGCAGCCCGTGCTGCTCGCACACCACCTGCTCGCCCACGGGCAGGCGTTGCTGCGTGACGTCGACCGCCTGCACGACTGGGACAAGCGCACCGCCGTGTCGCCCTACGGGTCGGGCGCGCTGGCGGGCTCGTCGCTCGGGCTCGACCCGGCGGCGGTCGCGGCGGAACTGGGCTTCGACGGCCCGGTGGAGAACTCGATCGACGGCACCGCGTCCCGCGACTTCGCCGCCGAGATCGCGTTCGTGCTGGCCATGATCGGCGTCGACCTGTCCCGGATCGCCGAAGAGGTGATCATCTGGACGACCGCCGAGTTCCGCTTCGCGGTGCTGGACGACGCGTGGGCCACCGGCAGCTCGATCATGCCGCAGAAGAAGAACCCGGACGTCGCCGAGCTGACCCGCGGCAAGTCCGGCCGGCTCATCGGCAACCTGACCGGCCTGCTGGCCACGTTGAAGGCCCAGCCGCTGGCCTACAACCGGGACCTCCAGGAGGACAAGGAGCCGCTGTTCGACTCGGTCGAGCAGCTGGAGCTGCTGCTGCCCGCGTTGGCCGGGATGATCTCGACCATGCGGTTCGACACCGAGCGGATGGCGTCCCTCGCGCCCGCCGGGTTCACCCTCGCCACCGACATCGCCGAGTGGCTGGTGCGGCAGGGCGTGCCGTTCCGGGTCGCGCACGAGGCGGCGGGCGAGTGCGTCCGGGTCGCGGAGACGCGCGGCGTGGGCCTGGAGGAGCTGACCGATGAGGAGTTCGCCACGATCTCGCCCGCGTTGACGCCGGACGTGCGTAGCGTGTTGACCGTGGAAGGTTCCATCGCGTCACGCGACGCCTACGGCGGCACCGCGCCCGACCGGGTCGCCGAGCAGTTGAAGAGGTTGCGCGACAAGGTGTCCGTTGCCCGCAACGCCTAG
- the argF gene encoding ornithine carbamoyltransferase — translation MVRHFLRDDDLTPDEQTAVLDLADEYKADRLAAKPLAGPKSIAVIFEKNSTRTRLSFEVGIAQLGGNPVIIDGRSMQLGREETIEDTSRILSGYVDAVVWRTFAQKRIDAMAAVSRVPVINALTDEFHPCQVLADLQTIRRVHGKLAGLTVTYLGDGANNMSHSMLLGGVTAGMHVRIAAPELFQPLPWVLDDARKRAVETGGSIQVIEDPREAVDGSDVLVTDTWTSMGQENDGRDRTRPFRPYQLNADLVAATGVKTTVLHCLPAHRGQEITDEVLDGPDSAVWDEAENRLHAQKALLVWLLEQSR, via the coding sequence ATGGTGCGCCACTTCCTGCGTGACGACGACCTGACCCCCGACGAGCAGACCGCCGTCCTCGACCTCGCGGACGAGTACAAGGCCGACCGGCTGGCCGCCAAGCCGCTCGCCGGGCCGAAGTCCATCGCGGTGATCTTCGAGAAGAACTCCACCCGCACCCGCCTGTCGTTCGAGGTGGGCATCGCCCAGCTCGGCGGCAACCCGGTGATCATCGACGGCCGCTCCATGCAGCTCGGCCGCGAGGAGACCATCGAGGACACCTCCCGCATACTGTCCGGGTACGTGGACGCCGTGGTCTGGCGGACGTTCGCGCAGAAGCGCATCGACGCGATGGCGGCCGTGTCCCGCGTCCCGGTGATCAACGCGCTGACCGACGAGTTCCACCCGTGCCAGGTGCTGGCCGACCTCCAGACCATCCGCCGCGTGCACGGCAAGCTCGCCGGCCTCACCGTCACCTACCTCGGCGACGGCGCGAACAACATGTCCCACTCGATGCTGCTCGGCGGCGTCACGGCGGGCATGCACGTGCGGATCGCCGCGCCCGAGCTGTTCCAGCCGCTGCCGTGGGTGCTGGACGACGCCCGCAAGCGCGCCGTGGAGACCGGCGGCTCGATCCAGGTGATCGAGGACCCGCGTGAGGCCGTCGACGGCTCCGACGTGCTCGTCACCGACACGTGGACGTCGATGGGCCAGGAGAACGACGGCCGCGACCGGACGCGCCCGTTCCGGCCCTACCAGCTCAACGCCGACCTCGTCGCCGCCACCGGCGTGAAGACGACCGTGCTCCACTGCCTGCCCGCGCACCGCGGCCAGGAGATCACCGACGAGGTGCTGGACGGCCCGGACAGCGCCGTGTGGGACGAGGCCGAGAACCGCCTCCACGCCCAGAAGGCGCTGCTCGTGTGGTTGCTGGAGCAGTCACGATGA
- a CDS encoding argininosuccinate synthase translates to MSERVVLAYSGGLDTSVAIGWIAEETGAEVVAVAVDLGQGGEDMDTIRQRALECGAVEAVVADARDEFAERYCLPALQANALYMDRYPLVSALSRPLIVKHLAEAAKYHGATTVSHGCTGKGNDQVRFEVGIGALAPDLKVIAPVRDYAWTREKAIAWAEDRNLPIDVSKKSPYSVDQNVWGRAVETGFLEDIWNAPIEDVYSYTQDPAEPRDPDELVITFDKGVPVAIDGETVTALQAVQELNRRAGAQGVGRLDIVEDRLVGIKSREVYEAPGAIALITAHQELENVTLERDLARFKRQVEQRWAELVYDGLWFSPLKYALDSFIDNTQRHVTGEIRMVLHGGRAVVTGRRSDESLYDFALATYDEGDTFDQSLAKGFVQLWGLPSKIAAKRDLGK, encoded by the coding sequence ATGAGTGAGCGGGTGGTTCTCGCGTACTCCGGCGGGCTCGACACCTCCGTCGCCATCGGCTGGATCGCCGAGGAGACCGGCGCGGAGGTCGTCGCGGTCGCGGTGGACCTCGGCCAGGGCGGCGAGGACATGGACACCATCCGCCAACGCGCGCTGGAGTGCGGCGCCGTCGAAGCCGTCGTCGCCGACGCCCGTGACGAGTTCGCCGAGCGGTACTGCCTGCCCGCGCTCCAGGCCAACGCCCTCTACATGGACCGCTACCCGCTGGTGTCCGCGCTGTCCCGGCCGCTGATCGTCAAGCACCTGGCCGAGGCCGCGAAGTACCACGGCGCGACGACCGTGTCCCACGGCTGCACCGGCAAGGGCAACGACCAGGTGCGCTTCGAGGTCGGCATCGGCGCCCTCGCGCCCGACCTGAAGGTCATCGCGCCGGTCCGCGACTACGCGTGGACCCGGGAGAAGGCCATCGCGTGGGCCGAAGACCGGAACCTGCCGATCGACGTGTCGAAGAAGTCGCCCTACTCCGTGGACCAGAACGTGTGGGGCCGCGCGGTGGAGACCGGGTTCCTGGAGGACATCTGGAACGCGCCGATCGAGGACGTCTACTCGTACACGCAGGACCCGGCCGAACCCCGTGACCCGGACGAGCTGGTCATCACCTTCGACAAGGGCGTCCCGGTCGCCATCGACGGCGAGACCGTGACGGCGCTGCAAGCCGTCCAGGAGCTGAACCGGCGGGCCGGCGCGCAGGGCGTCGGCCGGCTGGACATCGTCGAGGACCGGCTGGTCGGCATCAAGTCACGCGAGGTCTACGAGGCGCCCGGCGCGATCGCGCTGATCACCGCGCACCAGGAGCTCGAGAACGTCACCCTGGAACGCGACCTGGCCCGCTTCAAGCGGCAGGTCGAGCAGCGCTGGGCCGAGCTGGTGTACGACGGCCTGTGGTTCTCGCCGCTCAAGTACGCGCTCGACAGCTTCATCGACAACACCCAGCGGCACGTCACCGGCGAGATCCGGATGGTGCTGCACGGTGGCCGCGCGGTCGTCACCGGGCGGCGCAGCGACGAGTCGCTGTACGACTTCGCCCTCGCCACGTACGACGAGGGCGACACGTTCGACCAGAGTCTGGCCAAGGGCTTCGTGCAACTGTGGGGCCTGCCGAGCAAGATCGCCGCGAAGAGGGATTTGGGCAAGTGA
- the argB gene encoding acetylglutamate kinase codes for MNAHEKAGVLIEALPWLQRFRGATVVVKYGGNAMVDDELKRAFAQDMVFLKLAGLHPVVVHGGGPQIAAMLKRLGIESEFRGGLRVTTPEAMDVVRMVLVGQVQRELVGLINEHGPFAVGLSGEDAHLLTAARRPAMVDGEPVDIGLVGDIVDVNPEAVLDIVHAGRIPVVSTVAPDVDGVVHNVNADTAAGAVAVALKAEKLVVLTDVEGLYADWPDKSSLLHQVRADQLEKMLPDLDSGMVPKMEACLRAVRGGVPEAHVIDGRLAHSVLLEVFTSEGVGTMVLGDSEA; via the coding sequence GTGAACGCCCACGAGAAAGCCGGCGTCCTGATCGAGGCGCTGCCCTGGTTGCAGCGCTTCCGGGGCGCGACCGTCGTCGTCAAGTACGGCGGCAACGCGATGGTCGACGACGAGCTGAAGCGCGCGTTCGCCCAGGACATGGTGTTCCTGAAGCTCGCCGGCCTGCACCCGGTCGTCGTGCACGGCGGCGGCCCCCAGATCGCGGCGATGCTGAAGCGGCTGGGCATCGAGAGCGAGTTCCGCGGCGGCCTGCGGGTCACCACGCCGGAGGCGATGGACGTCGTCCGGATGGTGCTCGTCGGCCAGGTCCAGCGGGAACTGGTCGGCCTGATCAACGAGCACGGCCCGTTCGCGGTCGGCCTGTCCGGTGAGGACGCCCACCTGCTGACCGCCGCACGCCGACCGGCCATGGTGGACGGCGAGCCGGTGGACATCGGCCTGGTCGGCGACATCGTGGACGTCAACCCGGAGGCTGTGCTGGACATCGTCCACGCGGGCCGCATCCCGGTCGTCTCCACGGTCGCGCCGGACGTCGACGGCGTCGTCCACAACGTCAACGCCGACACGGCGGCGGGCGCGGTGGCGGTGGCGCTGAAGGCCGAGAAGCTGGTCGTGCTGACCGACGTGGAAGGCCTGTACGCGGACTGGCCGGACAAGAGCTCGCTGCTGCACCAGGTGCGCGCCGACCAGCTGGAGAAGATGCTGCCGGACCTGGACAGCGGCATGGTGCCGAAGATGGAGGCCTGCCTGCGCGCGGTGCGCGGCGGCGTCCCGGAGGCGCACGTGATCGACGGCAGGCTCGCGCATTCGGTCTTGCTGGAGGTTTTCACCTCGGAGGGTGTCGGGACAATGGTGTTGGGGGACAGCGAGGCATGA
- a CDS encoding acetylornithine transaminase — MSDQQRWQAAMMNNYGTPGLTLTRGEGAHVWDADGNRYLDLLTGIAVNALGHAHPAIVAAVTEQIGKIGHTSNLYINEPALKLAERLLDLSGVDGDGRVLFCNSGAEANEAAFKLSRRTGRTKVVATDGGFHGRTMGALALTGQPKKREPFEPLVPGVVHIPYGDVAALEAAVDDDTAAFIVEPIQGENGVVVPPEGYLHAARRITAEHGALLILDEVQTGVGRLGTWFAFHQAGIVPDVITLAKGLGGGLPLGACIAVGAAKDLFEPGQHGTTFGGNPVCCAAALAVLDTIAADGLLEHTAAVGKEIATGVEALDHPLIAGVRGAGLLIGIMLREAVSAKAAAAAQSAGYLINPIQPDVIRLAPPLVLDEADAHRLVADLPSFLPSPEES, encoded by the coding sequence ATGAGCGACCAGCAGCGGTGGCAAGCCGCGATGATGAACAACTACGGCACACCGGGCCTGACGCTGACCCGCGGTGAGGGCGCGCACGTCTGGGATGCTGACGGCAACCGGTACCTCGACCTGCTCACGGGTATCGCGGTCAACGCGCTCGGCCACGCGCACCCGGCCATCGTCGCGGCCGTCACCGAGCAGATCGGCAAGATCGGCCACACGTCGAACCTCTACATCAACGAGCCCGCGCTGAAGCTCGCCGAACGCCTGCTGGACCTGTCCGGTGTGGACGGCGACGGCCGCGTGCTGTTCTGCAACTCCGGCGCGGAGGCCAACGAGGCCGCGTTCAAGCTGAGCCGCCGCACCGGCCGGACCAAGGTCGTGGCGACCGACGGCGGGTTCCACGGCCGCACGATGGGCGCGCTGGCCCTGACCGGCCAGCCCAAGAAGCGCGAGCCGTTCGAACCGCTCGTGCCCGGCGTCGTGCACATCCCGTACGGCGACGTGGCGGCCCTCGAAGCCGCCGTCGACGACGACACGGCCGCGTTCATCGTGGAGCCCATCCAGGGCGAGAACGGCGTGGTCGTGCCGCCTGAGGGCTACCTCCATGCCGCCCGCCGGATCACTGCCGAGCACGGCGCGCTGCTCATCCTGGACGAGGTGCAGACCGGCGTCGGCCGCCTCGGCACCTGGTTCGCGTTCCACCAGGCCGGGATCGTGCCGGACGTGATCACGCTGGCCAAGGGCCTCGGCGGCGGGCTGCCGCTGGGCGCGTGCATCGCGGTCGGCGCGGCCAAGGACCTGTTCGAGCCGGGCCAGCACGGCACCACGTTCGGCGGCAACCCCGTGTGCTGCGCCGCCGCGCTCGCGGTGCTGGACACGATCGCCGCCGACGGCCTGCTGGAGCACACCGCCGCGGTCGGCAAGGAGATCGCGACCGGCGTCGAGGCGCTGGACCACCCGCTCATCGCCGGTGTGCGCGGCGCGGGCCTGCTGATCGGCATCATGCTGCGCGAGGCGGTCTCGGCGAAGGCCGCGGCGGCGGCGCAGTCGGCCGGCTACCTGATCAACCCGATCCAGCCCGACGTGATCCGGCTCGCCCCGCCGCTGGTGCTGGACGAAGCCGACGCCCACCGGTTGGTCGCCGACCTCCCGTCGTTCCTGCCTTCGCCCGAGGAGTCGTGA
- the tyrS gene encoding tyrosine--tRNA ligase — protein MSEHILDELSWRGLIAQSTDLDALRKDLDAGPLTLYCGFDPTAPSLHAGNLVPLLMLRRFQRAGHRPIVLAGGATGMIGDPRDSAERALNTLDTVAEWAGRIRGQLERFVEFDDSPTGAIVVNNLDWTGNVSVLEFLRDVGKHFSVNVMLARDTVKRRLEGDGMSYTEFSYLLLQSHDYLQLNRKYGTRLQVGGSDQWGNIVGGVDLVRKVDGKPVHALTAPLVTDAEGRKFGKSTGGGNVWLDPEMTSPYAWYQYFVNVGDADVLRYLRLFTFLSKEELAELERQTTETPHLRAAQKKLAEEFTNLVHGEHETTQVIAASQALFGRGELRELDLSTIEAAMAEAPTGEVRLADAPTIVDLLVSSGLAESKGAARRTVKEGGAYVNNAKVADEEWVPAKEDLLHGTWLVVRRGKRNTAGVRVQL, from the coding sequence GTGAGCGAGCACATCCTCGATGAGCTGTCCTGGCGCGGCCTGATCGCGCAGTCCACCGACCTCGACGCGCTGCGGAAGGATCTCGACGCGGGCCCGCTCACCCTCTATTGCGGGTTCGACCCGACCGCGCCCAGCCTGCACGCCGGCAACCTCGTCCCGCTGCTCATGCTGCGCCGCTTCCAGCGCGCCGGGCACCGGCCGATCGTCCTCGCGGGCGGCGCCACCGGCATGATCGGCGACCCGCGTGACAGCGCCGAGCGCGCGCTCAACACGCTGGACACCGTCGCCGAGTGGGCCGGGCGCATCCGCGGCCAGCTGGAGCGGTTCGTCGAGTTCGACGACAGCCCCACCGGCGCGATCGTGGTCAACAACCTGGACTGGACCGGCAACGTCTCGGTGCTGGAGTTCCTCCGCGACGTCGGCAAGCACTTCTCGGTCAACGTCATGCTGGCCCGGGACACGGTCAAGCGCCGCCTCGAAGGCGACGGCATGTCGTACACCGAGTTCAGCTACCTCCTGCTCCAGTCGCACGACTACCTCCAGCTCAACCGGAAGTACGGGACCAGGCTCCAGGTGGGCGGCTCCGACCAGTGGGGCAACATCGTCGGCGGCGTCGACCTGGTCCGGAAGGTCGACGGCAAGCCCGTCCACGCGCTGACCGCCCCCCTGGTCACCGACGCCGAGGGCCGCAAGTTCGGCAAGTCCACCGGCGGCGGCAACGTGTGGCTGGACCCGGAGATGACCTCCCCGTACGCCTGGTACCAGTACTTCGTGAACGTGGGCGACGCCGACGTGCTCCGCTACCTGCGGCTGTTCACGTTCCTGTCCAAGGAGGAGCTGGCCGAGCTGGAGCGGCAGACCACCGAGACGCCGCACCTGCGCGCCGCGCAGAAGAAGCTGGCGGAGGAGTTCACCAACCTGGTCCACGGCGAGCACGAGACCACGCAGGTCATCGCGGCCAGCCAGGCCCTGTTCGGCCGCGGCGAGCTGCGCGAGCTGGACCTCTCCACGATCGAGGCCGCGATGGCCGAGGCGCCGACCGGCGAGGTGCGCCTGGCCGACGCGCCGACCATCGTGGACCTGCTGGTCAGCTCCGGGCTGGCGGAGAGCAAGGGCGCGGCGCGGCGCACCGTGAAGGAAGGCGGCGCCTACGTGAACAACGCGAAGGTCGCCGACGAGGAGTGGGTGCCCGCCAAGGAAGACCTGCTCCACGGGACGTGGCTGGTCGTCCGGCGCGGCAAGCGCAACACCGCCGGCGTGCGGGTGCAGCTCTGA